gtctatgtttatcctttttttaACCTCATGTTCTATCCTTTTTAGTCATGCTTCAGTTGCTGAATAAAATAAAAGAGCGTCACTGCTTTTTTTTAGATTCAACCTCGCTGCCTTGTACGTACGTATTATCTAAGTGGCCTCAGCCACGACAATGTCACAAATACAATCCGGTGGAACATAGGAGTATTACATATCTAGCTAGTTTATCGTGGCAGATTTGCGGTTCGTCAGAAAATTCATGCTCTGAGGAGAGAAAGAAAAGAGCACCACTGCTGAGGGAGGTGTGGTGACGCGTGCTGTCTGTCCAGTAACTCTTTTCCTCGGTCATTATTTCACAATCATATTTGCAGAGAATGATTTTCTATTTTTTAGATTTTATAAAGATCTGTGTTGGTTTTTTTGGGGAAATGATTCATGGCCGTCGTATCTGATTTTAGTCACATGATATGACTCAGGGGGCAACGTACTACCTAGTTTAGATTTTGCAATTGAGCCTTTGTTACAATTaaacctggccatgggcagcccggcccggtcGGTCCGACCCGACCCGGGCCGACCGTGTCCATGGGTCGGGCTTGGGCTTAGATTTCAAGCCCAAGGCTGGGCCGGCCCCTGTCATATTCATGAGTTAACGAAGAGGCCCGGCCCAAGGCCCAACAGGCTTTTAGCGCTATGGGCTGGGCTCGGTCTTGATTTTTAGGCTCGACGGCTGGGCTGGGTcgggctcgggcctgggttttttgcatCGGGCTTTGGTAGGCCCGGCCCGACAGATGGCCAGGTATAGTTGCAATCTTCCCCACCGCAATAAGTGATGTGGTGCGGGATTTGGATTTGGATCCCCCTGTGAGCAGTCACCTCCCGTGCTCTCCCGAGCTCCTCGTGAAGCCAATGCCTCCATGCGTACTCCGACCTTCGTCGTCGGTAGAACACCGACGAGGCTGCCCATAAACACGTTGaaacatccattttgcatcatgtttatctactgttatttataatatttttatacataataatgctttttggagtaattttaatgcattttctctcataatttgcaaggtacatataaagagggagaatttcggcagctggaaatctagacctgaaaaagctacgccaggctacctattttgcacaactccaaatgagttgaaacttcaggAGGAAAATAACTatcggaggggggccacctggtgagcacaagaccccaggcgcgccctggtgggttgtgttcagcccagcccacctctggtgcccatcttatggtatataagtcattttgacctagaaaaataagagaAGGACTTTCGAGACGAAGCGTcgcgtctcgaggcggaacttgagcATGAGCAATTTTGCCCTTCGGCAGAGCGATTTCGCTGGGGGAACCTCTCttccggaggaggaaatcatcgtcatcatcatcaccaacaactctcccatcttggagagggcaatctccatcaaatcttcaacaacaccatattctctcaaaccctagttcatctctcgtgtTCAATTTTtataccgaaactatagattggtacttgtgggtgactagtagtgttgattacatcttgtagttgattactatatggtttatttggtggaagattatatcttCAGAtctaatatgctatttaatacccctctgatcttgagcatgattatcatttgtgagtagttacttttgttcttgaggtcacaggagaaatcttgttgcaagtaattatgtgaattttatatgtgttcgatattttgatggtatgtatgttgtgatttccttagtgctatcatgtgaacgtcgactacatgacacttcaacatatttgggcctaagggaatgcattgtggagtagttattagatgatgggttgcgagagtgacataagcttaaaccctaatttatgcgatattccgtaagagaccgattggatccaaaagtttaatgctatgattagaatttattcttaataatttctcgtagttgcgaatgcttgcgagggggttaatcataagtaggaggtttgttcaagtaagaacaacacctaagcactgatccacccacatatcaaattattaaagaagcggacacaaatcaaaccaacatgatgaaagtcactagatgaaattcacgtgtaccctcaagaacactttgcttatcataaaagGCCGTTTTGAcgtgtcctttgcctcaaaaggattggcctaccttgctacacttttgttactattatcgttactagctccttacaaattatcttgctatcaaactactcgttacttataatttcagtgtttgtagagaatatcttgctgaaaacaacttgtcattttcttctgctcctcgttaggttcgacactcttacttatcgaaaggactacgattgatcccctatacttgtgggccatcacacGTCGACGAGGTCTTCTTTCCCTGTCTTTCTGTGTCCATAACCAGTGCCCATGGCCGCTCGAGCGCGCACGCCAGAGCTCCGCTTCGGGCCGTCGCCCAACTATGACGTTTGGCCCCCATGTTGCATCGCCTACACCATCACCTTCATCGCATACGCAAACACCCCTTCTCCCTTCCTCAACCAGAGAAGCTCCGGCACGAGGCCATGACCTCAAGCAATGCAACGTAGTGACTTTCTGCAACAACAAGACATTTGTTGCCAAAAAAAATTTATAACAAGAGTTCGGTTGCAAAAAAAAAATCTTAAAAGTACTCTACAACAAGAGCTCGGttgaaaaaaatctaaaaaatattCCACAACAAGGCCTCTGCAACACAATCTTTGTTAGTACAAAATTTTCTACAACGAGATATGTGTTGCAAAAAGGGTTCTCACAACACGGCTTCTGTCGCAAAAGTACGGCGACGCTTGACCGAGAGTTGCGTCAGATCGGACAGCTCGAAGACCGGCGGCGGCCGGCACGTAGCACGACCATTTTGTTTGAGCGGTAGATCTttgtgttttttttttgcttttagtgGTAGATCTTTGTGTTGGTCTTCATCCTTTTTTGTCATGCTGCTTCCGTTGAAGGAAGCTTCACTGCTAGCCCAGTCGTGAGCCCACGCGTGGCCCATGCCTAAAAACCAGACTTGTGTGGCGTACAAAGTTACGAACAGTCCCGCACGCTCACGGCAGCCGCCCCCGCCCGCTTGGTTTCGCTTGGAGTGGAGGAAAAGGGAAGGAAGAGCTGCGCACTCCGCTCCAGATAGAAAAAGATCAGCGCCGTGCTCTCCATCTCCAGTCTCCTCTCCACTGCCCCGCCCCGTCTCGGTCTCACTCCGCTGCAACCTGCCAACAAAATCTCCGGAGCCCAAACAGCGGACGGAATCCCTCTTCCCTCCCCTTCGTCGCCCGCCCCTCTCCGCGCGCGCCACCATGTCGGCGTGGGCCGACGCGGCGCTGCTCCTCGCCTCCCCGTCCCCCTCATGCTCCCCCCTCGCCAGGCCGCGCTACGGGCGCCTCCGCAAGGTacgcctcctcctcgcccgccTCCCGACGGCGCCCCCGTCGCCCGTTTCCTATTCCCAGGCACTCAAGTGGGATCCAACTCGTGGTTGCCGGATGGCCTGATGCTCGACCGGTTGTCCCTGCACCTCTGCGTGCATTTGCCTTGCTTCTGTGAACTGTAACCGCGCATCTGAGCAGCGCCGCGCCGCGCCGAGGTTTGTGTGCTGTCGGAAGTGTGTGGCGTCCGGTTTCAGGGCGCGTAACGACTTGCCTCACGCGCTTGCTCATGCACAATAGCTGTGGCGTTTAGCTGTCGGCGTGTTTGGGCAAGCATGCGTGTTAGTTTAGTTAATCTTCATCTTGAATTCAGACTTTATCCAGCGGAAATGGCACCAGTACGTGGTGAAACCCTGAACAAGAAGCATGCCTGAATTTTGCTTTTGTTCTTGAAAAAGCTCACGGAATTGTTATgtgctccctccgttcacaaaCATAAGTTagtttggatatttcaatatggactacatacggaccgaaaagagtgaacaaacacactaaaacatgcTTATATACATCCGATTTAGGAAAAGGTTAGAACATCTTATACTTATGAACGGAGGCAGTAGCCGCCTGCCTAGAGTGCCATAGCATTCGATATGATGTATTGCATTTTTttaaacagttttgctaaagcacatctagatgtgccataagtattgcacatctaagtcatatgtcattgatcttacattgagattcgtgtgaatatattttttccttttttctttttctctttatgcttgattcactcacttagatgtgcaataactagagcacatctagatgtgccctagtttTTTAAATTGTTCATGATGCCTATGAACGTAACATTAActcttttcatttatttatttacaaGAGTTTCTATCATTTCACATTATCTATACTCTATGCACCTGGTTTCGACAAGTATTCTGATGCTCCTGTTATGCTCAACTGCTCACTTCTGATACTTTTGCTAAGGGTTGATTGTGCCCAACACTTAAGTGATCTGAAATTTTTATTTCGCGTTGCGTGGTGACTGATGATTATCGAATTTTGTCTTATCTCTTGCTCAAACTGTTCTGCTCAACTCGTGTATTTTCAGTTAATATCTTCATTTTACCCGTGCTGCATTTGCATTTCAATGTCAAGTCTCTAAAACGTCCTATATTATTTTAAAGAGGAAGTAATTCCTTAGCTGAATGGGAAATACCATGATATTATATTGGAGTTGCATATCTCCCCGTTCAAGTTTCAATTGCTTTTTTGGGTCAACTGGATGATGTTGCTTTGTTTCACAGGGCTTTCCTTGCACCACTCGTTCTAAAGCTGGATTCCAAATCAATCATTACCAAGCAAGGAGCTTAAAGGTTAAAGCAAAGATGGATTCTGGTGATGGCGAGACACAACTCGCTCCAGTTAAATTCGAAACCCCAAGTGGTCAACTTCTGGCGCAGATGCTGCAATCGCAGCCTCACCTAATCCCTGTAACAGTTGATCAACAACTTGAAAACCTGACAGCAGAGAAAATTGCCCAAAAGGAAAAGGCTGCAAAAGTTCCCGAGGACCTCCTTTACAAGTAAGTATCAATAATTATAGGAATTGTTTTCCGCACATCAGCAACAGATAGTCTCGTGTCATATCTGCTATGTAAATGTTATAGAAAGGAGAAGACACTAGATATTCTGTTTGACTCATATCAATTAATAATGCATCAGTTAACGAGTTATGCTAATTGAACTACAGGCGAATTGCAGAAGTCAAAGAGAAGGAAAGACAGAATACCCTGGAAGAGATCATCTACTGCTGGATTTTGTTCAAGTTCATGGAAAATGACGTACAAATGACACCTGCATTATCATCATCAGGTGGCCCTGTAGGCGACGTCTCCTCGTTGCCTAACCAGGAGTATAAGCTGCAAAACATACACTCTCAAGACGCTCTTGAGATGATACAGAACCATCTCAACCTTATCATGGGGGAGCAGGCAGCAGCGCCACTAGATACCGTTGTTGAGATCAGCAACTTAAATCTCGGGAAGCTCTACGCAGCATCCATCATGTATGGTTACTTCCTCAAGAGGGTGGACGAGCGATTCCAACTCGAGAAAACCATGAAGACGCTCCCACCAAGCCTCAACGAAAAACTATTTACGGAGAGAGACATTAAGCCTAATCCATTCATGGACATGGAGTCCCTGGTACGGATGACGCCTGATGGGGAGATGGTTGatgtggaggaggacgaggaaacAAACCCAAACAAGCTGAGGTCCTACGTCTCGCGGCTGGACGCCGATACGTTGCAACGGTACGCTACCATCAGGTCCAAGGAATCGGTCTCGCTGATAGAGAAGCAAACGCAGGCTCTGTTTGGTCGGCCGGATATCAAAGTGCTGGATGATGGCTCTGTTAACGCTAAAGATGGTAAAACTTTGACGCTTACGTTTACAGAGCTCACGCACCTTGTCCTGGAGGCGGCTGGTTTCGGGGCCTTTTTGTGGGAGGCTGAGAGCCATGTAGAATCCAAATACCATTTTGTTAACAGTTGATTGTGCGTTTTGTTAATCTGGAAATGGGTTTCTGTGCATTTGATAGGGTAGGATCCAGTCCATCTCTGGTATGCCTTTTCAGTGTAGCTGATGCTCTTGCTCTTGTTTGCTCTCTATCAGCAGCAGCCAAGGGGCACGAATCAAACCGTCACTGTCCATGGCTGATGGCTCCATGGCCCCTCACAGTCACAGATCAGATTGTAATTTAACAGAGGAATGGAAAATGTTTCTTCTTATGATATActcctccgtcccaaattacttgttTTAGATATGCCCCTCCTATCCATATTACATCCGTATCCAGACAAATGTAAGACaaataatatggatcggagggagtagtattatTCTCTTTACAACAGTTGTATATACTGCTAGTAAAAAAGCCTTTTTTAGTTTTTGCGTCTTTCTCTCCAGCTTTCTGTGCACCTTCATTCCCAACTTCTCCCTGGCGATAGCTTATGAACGGGACATCCTAATCGTCGCTTCAGGCGCCCGTTTAGGAACCTGGCGCTCACGTAGCCGCTGTCATGGGCGGGCCCAACAAGCGCTGCTGGTCGCTTGACCGCTCATGCAGTCACTTTGTTCGCTCAGACACGCCCAAGTGGGCCGCGGCTGTTTTTTGTATTGTTGATCTTGTACAAAATAACCGTACGGTTTTTTAATACttatgaatttttttataaaatttAGAAAGGTTTACGGATTTTAAAAATAGTTCATCCATTTGAAATTTTTTATCTGTTTtgtaaaaaagttcatccattttgaaaaacaaataaaaaaattgacataagttcatcgatttttgaaaaagttcacaaacataaaaaagttcaccgatttcaAAAAAAAGGTCCATCGGTTTAAAAAAGGAGGTTTGGACAGCTCGCCTTTTAATTAGCAACCCAGCAACGGGCCTAGGATCTCGCTCAACCGTAATCAACATTTAGCTGATAGATTTTGCTAAAAAAACATTTAGCGTAAAGATGGTACATAGTACCACATCGCCTGTCCAGATGAGACGAAAGGAAGCCTCAGGGTATAAATCGGAATGGAGGAGTGCCTAGTTAACCACTTACCTGGTCGGGGTCTATGGGTGATTAAGAAGACCCATGGCCTAAACTAGTGTCCTCCATTGCACTTTGGAGGAGCATCGGTTTACCATCTCCCTTTGTGGGAGAGTTTGACGGTGTCCAACTAGGTGGATCGGGTCGAGGACCCATGACGGTTCATTAATGGGCCACTTTAGGCAACCCATGAGATATACGAGGAATATTCCACACGACTTGGTGATTAGTCAATAAAGGAGAAGAAGTTTATAAAAAAAAAGAACAATCTCGTGATAGATACATGTACTTTGTACTATTctccatatgaatacaatcaaaagcatgacgtagggtgttttctcttcaagagagcccgaacctgggtaaaatcttgtgtccatgttaccatcgcttcaagacacctagcttaggacccctactatgagatatgcCGGATTTAGGACGGACAGAGTGGACGTCATAATTTGTGGTACCAGGGGTACGCGTTCGCACGCCCCCTACTAATTCAAACTATAAATATTTAGTAAAAAACTAAAAATCAAGTCGATCTAAATCTTTAGGTCTAAAATTTGTCTTAGTGCCATCTCCCCGAGGGGAGAGTGGACGTCACAATCTGTGGTAGCAGGGAATGCGTTCCGATCGAAATAGTATGATCtaaacaaggaagagcacttgcCATTCGTTGGTTATTAGAAGCATCCCAAAAGCATCCAGGGTTAAAATATGACCGTTAAATTAAGTTCCGGATTAGTAGATGCTGCCAAAGGGAGTGAGAGTGCCATACGAAAAAAAGGAAGCGACTCATAGAATGGTAGAGGCAAATAGAACTCTTGCACGTTTGTATTAATCCATGAATAAAATCTATGTATGTAGACACATGGATCCGTACATCTTGATCGGAAAGAATCAATAGAAGGAGAATCAGACGATATCTTTCTcgaaacaaataaaaataaaaagaaagagaaaacaaagATCATGATCAACTAGGGGATTCCGTTAATATACCATTTCAAAAATCAAAACAATCGGGACTTTTCGGAGATTGGATGCGGTTACTAATTCATGATCTGGCATGTA
The window above is part of the Triticum aestivum cultivar Chinese Spring chromosome 2A, IWGSC CS RefSeq v2.1, whole genome shotgun sequence genome. Proteins encoded here:
- the LOC123190337 gene encoding UV-B-induced protein At3g17800, chloroplastic, giving the protein MSAWADAALLLASPSPSCSPLARPRYGRLRKGFPCTTRSKAGFQINHYQARSLKVKAKMDSGDGETQLAPVKFETPSGQLLAQMLQSQPHLIPVTVDQQLENLTAEKIAQKEKAAKVPEDLLYKRIAEVKEKERQNTLEEIIYCWILFKFMENDVQMTPALSSSGGPVGDVSSLPNQEYKLQNIHSQDALEMIQNHLNLIMGEQAAAPLDTVVEISNLNLGKLYAASIMYGYFLKRVDERFQLEKTMKTLPPSLNEKLFTERDIKPNPFMDMESLVRMTPDGEMVDVEEDEETNPNKLRSYVSRLDADTLQRYATIRSKESVSLIEKQTQALFGRPDIKVLDDGSVNAKDGKTLTLTFTELTHLVLEAAGFGAFLWEAESHVESKYHFVNS